A genomic segment from Planifilum fulgidum encodes:
- a CDS encoding IS3 family transposase: NAPIESFFSHLKTEALQHHHIQDTEQAQILIQRYIRFYNEERLQLKLNKLTPVEYRRQHAA, translated from the coding sequence ACAATGCCCCAATCGAGAGCTTCTTCTCCCACTTAAAGACAGAAGCTCTCCAACACCATCATATCCAAGATACTGAGCAGGCTCAAATCCTAATTCAAAGGTATATTCGTTTTTACAACGAGGAGCGGCTTCAACTGAAATTAAACAAGCTGACGCCTGTAGAATACAGGCGTCAGCACGCCGCATAA
- a CDS encoding NUDIX hydrolase: MLPKHHVAATGIVLNRDGKVLLIRRRDNGNWEPPGGVVELDDSLEGAVVREVKEESGVEADVIRLSGVYKNVGAKGRYVVSLVFLCRAVGGKPTAGDETLEAGWFSPEEAMRLVSRERMRIRLQDALSGREAPAVRSFMTPETRN; this comes from the coding sequence GTGCTTCCCAAGCATCATGTGGCAGCGACGGGGATTGTGCTCAACCGGGATGGAAAAGTGCTCCTCATCCGCCGCCGGGACAACGGGAACTGGGAACCTCCGGGCGGAGTGGTGGAACTGGATGACAGCCTGGAGGGCGCGGTGGTCCGCGAGGTGAAAGAGGAAAGCGGCGTCGAGGCGGATGTGATCCGGCTGTCCGGGGTATATAAAAACGTCGGAGCGAAGGGAAGATATGTGGTCAGTCTGGTCTTCCTCTGCCGGGCCGTCGGCGGAAAGCCGACCGCCGGGGATGAAACCCTTGAGGCCGGCTGGTTTTCGCCGGAGGAGGCGATGCGGCTCGTCTCCCGGGAGCGGATGCGGATTCGTCTTCAGGATGCCTTGAGCGGCCGGGAGGCGCCCGCCGTCCGCTCCTTTATGACCCCGGAAACGAGGAACTGA